The following proteins are encoded in a genomic region of Brachionichthys hirsutus isolate HB-005 chromosome 14, CSIRO-AGI_Bhir_v1, whole genome shotgun sequence:
- the bloc1s5 gene encoding biogenesis of lysosome-related organelles complex 1 subunit 5 produces MDKIAQDVGEIQTRLLDHRPVVSAEIRYFVTEFEEKRGHREGRLLENLSKNVLETNEHMQPTHFEDVNRKLAIITKTLEAANHMADRVQQRELESQQSAQLQANMECLKDEWAEFLKKQQRLKEEVDEEYAEAAEQLRTKYTESEHDLTKFKPL; encoded by the exons ATGGACAAAATAGCTCAAG ATGTGGGTGAAATCCAGACCAGACTGTTGGACCACAGACCAGTTGTCAGTGCAGAGATCCGCTACTTTGTGACAGAGTTTGAA GAAAAGCGTGGCCACAGAGAGGGCAGACTGCTGGAGAACCTCAGTAAAAATGTTCTGGAAACAAACGAACACATGCAGCCCACGCATTTTGAGGACGTCAACAGGAAGCTGGCTATTATCACTAAAACGT TGGAGGCTGCTAATCACATGGCCGACAGAGTCCAGCAGAGGGAGCTAGAGTCACAGCAG TCCGCCCAGCTGCAGGCAAACATGGAGTGTTTGAAGGATGAGTGGGCAGAGTTTctgaagaagcagcagagatTAAAGGAGGAAGTCGATGAAGAATATGCCGAGGCTGCAGAACAGCTCCGCACTAAGTACACTGAATCAGAGCATGACTTGACCAAGTTTAAACCCTTATAA